From the Colletotrichum lupini chromosome 10, complete sequence genome, one window contains:
- a CDS encoding cytochrome P450: MGLISQLYSLRWLFAAILVAVYVGHKIRTYNRLRAFKGPVLCGWTEAWHAWAILTFKSHLKYDEVCRKYGTIARVGPNDLITSSPELLVYMSGIRSPYTRTEWYYRACRHMSENDHVFSEMDEEKHRVLRQRMGAGYSGKENLALEDSVDTHVSELVQLIRSKYMSTEFAARPMDLAMKMQYLTLDVISNISYGKPFGDLRADEDMFGVAESAEVGMTIFTYKIGLGLYKILQKPIVARLLGPKETDASGFGRMFANGRAIIKERLARDTEKRSDMIASFIRHGLSEDEILSETTLQMIAGSDTTAASLRIIMLYLLTHARVYAKLQAEIDAYVRDGQVGSRPSGIVSDTENRRMPYLQAVIKEGMRVHPPVTNMDPKRVPDGGDTVVVNGESVFLPGGTNINAAAWLMHLNKEIFGEDADEFRPERWLLEEDERRLVNMHRVHELIFGYGKYQCLGRPIAMMEIGKTIFELMRNFDWCLARPDTPWKEANHAGVFTHNDIISAEIEIQAPPSAVRSVFLEFSKYKQWSQKWTIEPTEPGKDPSELKDGDKIKVDMGGMAFSPVIVENTSETLHWVGSVPLLFTGKHEFWFNPSEQNSGGTRFIQVEEIRGLLAFIMAPIWGFRQKVLFGWNQFNEDLKKEVESRPF; the protein is encoded by the exons ATGGGTCTCATTTCACAACTGTACAGCCTTCGTTGGCTCTTTGCGGCGATCTTGGTAGCTGTGTACGTCGGCCACAAGATCAGGACGTATAATCGACTCCGAGCGTTCAAGGGCCCGGTCCTGTGCGGCTGGACGGAGGCGTGGCATGCCTGGGCGATTCTGACTTTCAAGTCTCACCTGAAGTACGATGAAGTATGCAGGAAATACG GGACGATCGCTCGCGTCGGGCCGAACGACCTGATCACATCTTCGCCCGAGCTTCTCGTCTACATGAGCGGCATCCGGTCGCCGTACACGCGAACGGAGTGGTACTACCGCGCGTGCCGGCACATGTCAGAGAACGATCACGTCTTTAGTGAGATGGACGAAGAGAAGCACAGGGTGCTGAGGCAACGGATGGGAGCCGGG TATTCTGGAAAAGAGAACCTGGCGCTAGAGGACTCGGTCGACACACACGTGTCGGAGCTGGTCCAGCTCATCCGGTCAAAGTACATGTCCACAGAGTTCGCGGCGCGACCCATGGACCTGGCCATGAAGATGCAGTACCTCACGCTCGACGTCATCAGCAACATCAGCTACGGCAAGCCCTTTGGCGACCTGCGCGCCGACGAAGACATGTTTGGCGTCGCCGAGTCAGCCGAAGTCGGCATGACAATCTTCACGTACAAGATCGGCCTCGGCCTCTACAAGATCCTGCAGAAGCCCATCGTGGCACGCCTCCTCGGCCCCAAGGAGACGGACGCCTCGGGTTTCGGCCGCATGTTCGCCAACGGCCGCGCCATCATCAAGGAGCGCCTGGCGCGCGACACGGAGAAGCGGTCCGATATGATTGCGTCGTTTATCCGGCACGGCCTCAGCGAGGACGAGATCCTCTCCGAGACGACGCTGCAGATGATTGCCGGGTCCGACACCACCGCCGCGTCGCTGCGCATCATCATGCTCTACCTCCTCACCCATGCCCGCGTCTACGCGAAGCTCCAGGCCGAGATTGACGCCTACGTCAGGGACGGGCAGGTTGGGTCTCGGCCGTCGGGCATCGTCTCGGACACGGAGAACAGGCGGATGCCGTACCTGCAGGCCGTTATCAAGGAGGGCATGCGTGTGCATCCGCCCGTGACGAACATGGATCCCAAGCGGGTGCCGGACGGAGGCGACACGGTTGTCGTGAACGGCGAGTCGGTGTTCTTGCCCGGCGGGACAAACATCAATGCCGCGGCGTGGCTGATGCACCTAAACAAGGAGATTTTTGGCGAGGACGCGGACGAGTTCCGGCCTGAGCGGTGGTTGCTGGAGGAGGACGAGAGGCGGTTGGTGAATATGCATCGGGTGCATGAGCTTATCTTTGGATATGGAAAGTATCAGTGCCTCGGCCGGCCCATTGCGATGATGGAGATTGGCAAGACCATTTTTGAG CTAATGCGCAACTTTGACTGGTGTCTTGCGAGACCTGACACACCATGGAAGGAAGCGAACCACGCCGGCGTCTTCACCCACAACGATAT TATCTCGGCAGAGATTGAAATCCAGGCCCCGCCGTCGGCCGTGAGATCAGTG TTTCTGGAGTTCAGCAAATACAAGCAGTGGAGCCAGAAGTGGACTATCGAGCCGACTGAGCCGGGCAAGGATCCCTCGGAGCTCAAGGATGGCGATAAGATCAAGGTTGACATGGGAGGCATGGCGTTCAGTCCAGTCATTGTG GAAAACACAAGTGAGACGCTCCATTGGGTGGGGTCAGTTCCGCTCTTGTTCACTGGCAAACATGAGTTTTGGTTCAATCCGAGTGAGCAAAACTCCGGAGGCACCAGGTTCATCCAGGTCGAGGAAATTCGTGGCCTTTTAGCGTTTATTATGGCACCAATATGGGGGTTCAGGCAGAAGGTTCTTTTTGGATGGAACCAGTTCAATGAAGATCTGAAGAAAGAAGTCGAGAGTCGCCCGTTCTGA